In Vicia villosa cultivar HV-30 ecotype Madison, WI unplaced genomic scaffold, Vvil1.0 ctg.000077F_1_1, whole genome shotgun sequence, a single window of DNA contains:
- the LOC131623674 gene encoding presenilin-like protein At1g08700 yields the protein MESSILECIGVEIIGVMSPVSICMFLVVLLVYSLSTSSSPDLTIRTAANLVYAENPSDTTAQKLEGALLNAVVFVILIAIVTFLLVLLYYYNCTAFLRHYVRFSAFFVLASMGGSIFLSLIQRFSIPLDSITCFIFLFNFTIVGVLSVFASAIPIILRQCYMVCLGIIVAAWFTKLPEWTTWSLLVALAVYDLVAVLAPGGPLKLLVDLASSRNEELPALIYEARPTVAPTGRAATLGFLVAGVNESGSGSGSSSIELQVVPTENEGNRNRNTHGADDDSVDVVRVEDHNDEGERSPLVGSANREEERSPLVEVNRTEREMATRREAEEMTERGIKLGLGDFVFYSVLVGRAAMYDLMTVYACYLAIISGLGCTLILLSVCRHALPALPISIALGVLFYFLTRLLMEPFIVGTATNLMMF from the coding sequence ATGGAGTCAAGCATTCTGGAATGCATCGGCGTAGAAATAATCGGCGTAATGTCACCGGTATCAATCTGCATGTTCCTCGTCGTCCTCCTCGTTTACTCCCTTTCCACCTCCTCCTCCCCTGACCTCACCATCCGCACCGCCGCCAATCTCGTCTACGCCGAGAATCCCTCCGACACCACGGCGCAGAAACTCGAAGGCGCTCTTCTAAACGCCGTCGTTTTCGTCATCCTAATCGCCATCGTCACTTTTCTCCTCGTTCTCCTCTACTACTACAACTGCACAGCCTTCCTCCGTCATTACGTCCGCTTCTCCGCTTTCTTCGTTCTTGCTTCCATGGGCGGATCGATCTTCCTCTCGCTGATTCAACGGTTCTCTATCCCCTTAGATTCCATTACTTGTTTcatttttctcttcaattttaCGATCGTCGGTGTTCTCTCTGTCTTCGCTTCTGCGATTCCGATTATTCTCCGGCAGTGTTATATGGTTTGTTTAGGGATTATCGTTGCCGCGTGGTTTACAAAGCTTCCTGAATGGACGACTTGGAGTTTGCTTGTGGCTCTTGCTGTTTATGATCTTGTCGCTGTTTTGGCTCCCGGTGGTCCGTTGAAGCTTCTCGTTGATTTGGCTTCTAGCCGGAATGAGGAGCTTCCTGCTTTAATCTATGAAGCTCGCCCTACTGTTGCTCCAACCGGTAGGGCTGCTacattagggtttttggttgCCGGTGTTAACGAATCGGGATCGGGATCGGGATCGTCGTCGATTGAGCTTCAAGTGGTCCCTACTGAGAATGAGGGTAATAGGAATAGGAACACTCATGGTGCTGATGATGATTCTGTTGATGTTGTTAGGGTTGAAGATCATAACGATGAAGGGGAAAGATCTCCATTGGTAGGTAGTGCTAACCGTGAGGAGGAGAGGTCTCCACTTGTTGAGGTGAATAGGACTGAGAGAGAAATGGCGACGAGGAGGGAAGCGGAAGAAATGACTGAGAGAGGTATTAAGCTTGGACTTGGTGACTTTGTTTTCTACAGTGTTCTTGTGGGTAGAGCTGCAATGTATGATCTCATGACTGTCTATGCTTGTTATCTTGCAATTATATCTGGACTTGGATGCACTCTTATTTTGTTGTCTGTGTGTCGTCATGCTCTGCCTGCGCTCCCGATTTCAATTGCATTGGGTGTGCTTTTCTATTTCTTGACTAGATTGCTAATGGAACCGTTTATTGTTGGGACTGCCACAaatttgatgatgttttga